The sequence TCATTCATCTTCTGTAATGCTGAAACCGCCAGATCTTCCCGCCATTGCGATATTTTCAGTCCGCTCACGCCGTTAGGGTACTTTACCAGCTGGAACTGTTCGGGGAATTTGAGGATTAGGGTTTTCTCGAAGCAATCGGGGAGGCCGAGGTCCCATTTCAGAGGCTGGAGTGCGTGCAGCGGCGCCGTTTTGGTTCTCATCATCATCAGCACCTTCAAGAGCCTCTCCACGGCGTCGTTTTCGTGGCTCTGGTGGATTTCTTCTTCGAGCGAATCGAGGAGCTTTGCGGTGTCGGTGAGGCGGAAGCAGGGGAGGGATGGCCAGCGAGGGTGCGGGAACTCCTCGAAGAGGGAAGGATAGCGGCGGAGGAAACGGAGGACGGGGACTGTCAGCCCGAGGAGCTTCTGCCAGTCGGCGACGGACTTCGCCGTCAGGAATCCGGCGGAGGAGCGCTTCACGGCGTCCTTGAGGAGGCAAGCGGCTTTTAGATCGGTTTCTTTGTCGATGATGTGGTCGAGGCTTCGGTTCTTCACCCACTTGAGCCGCACCTTCACTATGCTCCGCCGCCATTGCTGCTGGTGGTGGTGGCAGAGCTTGAGAAATTGAAAAACGCAATTTTTGTCTCCGAAATGGTTCATGCTTGCAGGGAAACGCTTCTGGAGGTAATAATTTACAAAAAACCCAATATAACCCTAGCACTCCTGTTTTTGTTATGGTTTTTTCTCGGTGGCGATTTTTTTGGGGGGAGGGGGAGGTGGGGCGCCGGGCACGGGGGATGATGCTCATAATCTTGCTTTAAGCATAATTGGCTAGTGAGTGTGATCAGAGAAAGATAATGGGCCAACGTTTATGGACTGGAGTCCAAAAAAAAAACACTTGTAAATGGCTCTTTGGTGAAAACCTAAGAATAAGTAACATTGCACCATTGTGAAGATATTTTTACTTGTTAAAAATGCAGACTGTTATCTAGTCGCACAACATTTTTACAAGAATTCGTCCGCAAAATAATAAGTGTTTTTTGGTTTCTAAAATAGTGAACAAAATTTATACATAAGCTATAGAGTAATTCTAGGCCTATCAAATTGAACTGTAGAACAGCAATAGAGGATCTGTTAAAGGCCCAACAGAGGTGTCAAGTATGATCCAAGTCTTTTATGGTCCtacaaacaaaaaaatcaaattgaAACAAAAAACGAGAAGTTTGTAACACACCCTGTCACAGAAATGGGTTCTTTGATGATAGTTTTGACTATTGAGACGCATAAAACTATAAAAGTCTCTGCACTTTTGAAAGAAGCAGATCCAGTTTTAACTATGCTTATGTTAAGAATGATGTCTAATTTTTTAGAGATAAGCGATCCTTGtttttatcattaaaaaaaaaaaaagggatcctTGTTTTTTTCGGTGAATAAACAATGTTCTCACCAAAAGCCTCGTGAGATACTTATGTCAGTATTTAGTCATTCTGGTTGtctttttccaaaattttaaCGAGTTTCTTTCGCAATAATATCTTGTATGAGATATCCCCTTTTTTTCAGAAAGCCATAATAGTCATTTGAAAAGAGAAATAGACTATGAGACCTTTATATCTCTAACTAACAAAAGAACATGTTCCCTTTTTTCTGTTGGATAATCCAGCATGGTCAATATTCTCTTACCCTTGATGCATTGCATGCTTCATCACCTCTTTTCTGTATCGCATAGCATAAGAATAATAACATCATCAATCAAATTAAAGGACGCGGTGAAGATCAGATGAGATGAGGGGTGATCCCTTGCTTGTAGCAAGCGTTCACCAAGAATGCCATTGTCTTTTCATgtctccttttttctttcttcttttttttttcttgaaatgGTTCAAACAGAAGGAATACACATGCACTTTCACAGTTCACTCACTCAAACTCAAGCATAATAAACAAAATAAGCATAATTCTTCTGACAAGTGACAAGATATGTCTTTGCAAGAGTCACTCACGTTCACGAAGGATATCTCACACAGATTCTCGTTGGTGTTCCCAGAagaaattcaaaactcttttgtGTGTGTCCCATTCCTCTGTTTTCTGAAGGCACCTCATGTTTGAAATGACAAGACAAGATTGTTCCTATTTTCCCAAACTCTATAAACAAAAGATCATAAAAATATTTGTTCAACCATAGACCAAAGTCACCCCCATCATTACCCCCTCATGCCCCAACATATAGCTGCGAAAAATCCTCTCTCTG is a genomic window of Arachis ipaensis cultivar K30076 chromosome B06, Araip1.1, whole genome shotgun sequence containing:
- the LOC107605519 gene encoding protein ROOT PRIMORDIUM DEFECTIVE 1-like, giving the protein MNHFGDKNCVFQFLKLCHHHQQQWRRSIVKVRLKWVKNRSLDHIIDKETDLKAACLLKDAVKRSSAGFLTAKSVADWQKLLGLTVPVLRFLRRYPSLFEEFPHPRWPSLPCFRLTDTAKLLDSLEEEIHQSHENDAVERLLKVLMMMRTKTAPLHALQPLKWDLGLPDCFEKTLILKFPEQFQLVKYPNGVSGLKISQWREDLAVSALQKMNECRESKRGKAALVFPMRFPRGYGSQKKVRSWMEEFEKLPYISPYADCSKIDPESDLMEKRVVGVLHEFLSLSIHKKTKRNYLRSLRQELSLPHKFTRIFTRYPGIFYLSLKCKTTTVTLREAYQSGKLVDPHPLARHRDKFYHVMRTGLLYRAKGALVEEADPHAHGGEDSEEVESSDELCEDEVSDSEDE